A section of the Procambarus clarkii isolate CNS0578487 chromosome 38, FALCON_Pclarkii_2.0, whole genome shotgun sequence genome encodes:
- the LOC123747740 gene encoding uncharacterized protein, whose protein sequence is MICKELELNTGTTSKNIKYSIEAVADSIRHRKNLIATDAASSKMRSSLRHRNECDRKKLQGFIKIYNSENSEILSEKDAIEGILPWHNLLPHHSQNVSLAQKKKAVEDVELQKRSREEQQHTVQEMLHYLAYYKNKREILTEHTEELFCGIFPSYLSKDPNKYTIEEKHLSTKNKSGILALLKQGQKLGSDKLSDAKRLFGYQEEDVDVSEPYLELCDSEDDDDEDEDLLLN, encoded by the exons atgatttgtaaggagttagagttaaacactggaacaacctcgaagaacataaaatattctatcgaggcagttgcagactctatcaggcatcgcaaaaatctgattgccactgatgcag catccagtaaaatgcgctcttcactccggcacagaaacgagtgtgataggaaaaagcttcaaggcttcataaaaatctacaatagtgaaaactctgaaattctcagtgaaaaggatgcaatagaaggtatcctgccatggcacaatttattgcctcatcatagccaaaatg tgtcccttgctcaaaaaaagaaggcagtagaagatgtggagcttcagaagagatccagagaagagcaacaacacactgttcaagaaatgctgcattatctcgcatattacaagaataagagagagattttaaccgaacatactgaagagttgttttgtggaatttttccttcatatctaagcaag gatcctaacaagtacactattgaagagaagcacctatcaaccaaaaataagagtggaatcttggctcttttgaagcaagggcaaaagttaggttctgacaagctgagtgatgctaagcgtttatttggataccaggaagaggatgttgatgtttccgagccctacctggagctttgtgacagtgaagatgatgatgatgaagatgaagatttactactaaactga